The genomic DNA GGTGGTCCAGGGCTGGCTGAAGGACAAGGCCAACGCCGACGCCTTCAAGGTCGTCGACAACCTCAACACCGGTGAGGAGTACGGCTTCACGGTGAAGAAGGGCAACACCAAGCTCCTCGCCGAGATCAACAAAACAATCAAGCAGGCGAAGGCCGACGGCACGTACAAGAAGATCTACGAGAAGTGGATCGGCCCGTACACCGCGTCCGCGGCCACCGCCTCCCCGTCCGCCTCATGAGTGATGCCGACGCACAGCTCCAGCCCCGCAGGTCCGGTCTGAGCAGACGGCAGAAGCGTGCCGTCTCGCGCGGCGTGCAGTACGTCGTCTTCGTCGCGGCCGTCATCGCCTTCGCGGTGCTGGCCGACTGGGGACAGCTGAAGAACCAGTTCGCGCAGTGGGACCTGGTCAAGCAGATGTTCCCGGACGTCATCACACTGGCGCTGAAGAACACCGTGCTCTACACGATGTCCGGCTTCGTCGTCGGACTCGTACTCGGCATGGTCATCGCCCTGATGCGGCTGTCCTCGGTGGGCCCCTACCGCTGGCTCGCCGGCATCTACATCGAGATCTTCCGCGGCCTGCCCGCCCTGCTGATCTTCGTCTTCGTGGGCGTCGCCGTGCCGCTGGCGTTCCCGGGTACGGAGATCCCCGGCGGCACCTACGGCAAGGTGGCACTCGCGCTCGGCCTGGTCTCGGCCGCCTACATGGCCGAGACGATCCGCGCGGGCATCCAGGCGGTGCCCAAGGGACAGATGGAGGCCGCCCGTTCACTGGGCTTCTCGCACGCGCGGGCCATGGTCTCGATCATCATCCCGCAGGCGTTCCGCATCGTGATCCCGCCGCTCACCAACGAACTCGTCCTGCTCTTCAAGGACTCCTCGCTGGT from Streptomyces avermitilis MA-4680 = NBRC 14893 includes the following:
- a CDS encoding amino acid ABC transporter permease, which produces MSDADAQLQPRRSGLSRRQKRAVSRGVQYVVFVAAVIAFAVLADWGQLKNQFAQWDLVKQMFPDVITLALKNTVLYTMSGFVVGLVLGMVIALMRLSSVGPYRWLAGIYIEIFRGLPALLIFVFVGVAVPLAFPGTEIPGGTYGKVALALGLVSAAYMAETIRAGIQAVPKGQMEAARSLGFSHARAMVSIIIPQAFRIVIPPLTNELVLLFKDSSLVLFLGVTLEERELTKFGRDLASQTANSTPILVAGLCYLLVTVPLGFVVRRLEAKAGEATK